Sequence from the Nocardia brasiliensis genome:
TCCTGGCGCGAGGTGCTGCCGGAGTTGGCGCGCGAGCACACCGTTTACGCGGTCGACCTGCCCAGCCAGGGCTACACCGAACTGCGCACCGCCGATTTCGCCTACGACCTGCCCGCCATGTCGAACGCCATCGCGACATTCCTCGATGCCGTCGGACTCGACCGCGCGGCATTGGTCGGCCATTCGTGGGGAGGTGCCTGGAGTCTGTATTTCGCCGAACAGCATCCGCAACGGGTCGACCGGCTCGTGCTACTGGACTCGCCCGGCCTGGACGCCGAAAAGGCGCCCATCACACCGGTATTCAAAGCACCGGTGCTCGGTGAACTGACCACGAAACTCACCACCCGCTCGTTCTACGCGGACAGCATCCGTGGCACGTTCAACCACCAGGATCTCGTCACCGACGAACTGATCGACGAGTTCTACCCGCCGTTCTCGCGTCCCGCCAACCGCGACGGCTTCCTGGCCCTGTGGCGAAATCTCGACTACCGCCTGACCGACGCCGCACTGTCCGAGGTGACCGCACCGACACTGGTGCTCTGGGGCGGCGACGACCAGTGGCTGCCGTCTTCCCAGGCCACCCGCCTGGCCGCCCGCATACCCCACGCCGAAGCGGTCGTCCTACCCGGCTGCGGTCACACGGTCCACGAGGACTGCCCCACCACTACCATCCCATTGATCGCGACATTCCTCGACTGACGACCGGAACAACGGTGTGCCCGACCCGGCGCGGGCACACCGCTGGTTCTAACCACGAGTGGCGCAGCCGCCCGTCATGAGTGTCAGCCCGCCCAGCGACTTTCGCTGGGCGGGCTGTCGTCCGTCTACGGAGCCGCGTCGTTGTGCTGCATCGTCGCGGCCCGGCTGACGTCGAATGTGTTCGCGCCTCGTGGAATTCGGGTCAGGCCGCGCGCACCGAGTGCACCTGCTTGGCGACATCGGCGGGCACATTGCTCTGCTGGCCCGGAGTGGTCAGGAAGATGACGCCGCCGCGATAGTTGTAGTCGGTGAACCCGTGCCAGTATTTGCCGGTGCGGTTCCACAGCGCATAGGCCTGGCCGTCGATGTTCTGTAGACGCAGATCGGTGGAGCCGAGGCGGAAGTACGCGATTCGCCCGCCTCCCTCGGCGGCGCTGAAGAGGCA
This genomic interval carries:
- a CDS encoding peptidase inhibitor family I36 protein, which encodes MKLRELGVTALLVLGVSGLAGPAQADPAEEATGWARCPDGYFCLFSAAEGGGRIAYFRLGSTDLRLQNIDGQAYALWNRTGKYWHGFTDYNYRGGVIFLTTPGQQSNVPADVAKQVHSVRAA
- a CDS encoding alpha/beta fold hydrolase; this translates as MRMRFRRIAIGLAAVLAVLFGASVSVAYAWEPPGVELPSRYLSRVDSRYVDTDLARFHYTVSGSGSPVVLIAGGGLWGYSWREVLPELAREHTVYAVDLPSQGYTELRTADFAYDLPAMSNAIATFLDAVGLDRAALVGHSWGGAWSLYFAEQHPQRVDRLVLLDSPGLDAEKAPITPVFKAPVLGELTTKLTTRSFYADSIRGTFNHQDLVTDELIDEFYPPFSRPANRDGFLALWRNLDYRLTDAALSEVTAPTLVLWGGDDQWLPSSQATRLAARIPHAEAVVLPGCGHTVHEDCPTTTIPLIATFLD